Below is a window of Sceloporus undulatus isolate JIND9_A2432 ecotype Alabama chromosome 9, SceUnd_v1.1, whole genome shotgun sequence DNA.
ACAAACGCAGGCAAATGTcctgagtctgggagacacaatGCCACATAACCATAAGGCTATGGAATGTTGTAGTTCTGCATACTTTTTAGCCTCTGGTGCcaaaagaaactacaaatctcaggattccagagcatggagccatggctgttaaaagtggCGTCAAACGGCatcatttctgaagtgcagatgcagccaacatggaaaacaaagcatCCCAAACAGCCTCCTTGGATGCAGCTCAGTTTCATCTTTACAAATTGAAGGTGGCAGAAGTTGAAATGTTTTGCTTTCCACCTCATTTCTCAGTCCTGCTGCTTCATGGCTTCAATAAACATATTGGCCCTCACCTCTGCGATCTCCTGCTTGTTGTCCACCACCAGCAGAGGAACGCTCAAGAGGATGGAGCGGAACTTCTCCACCGCTTCCTCAAACTTTCCGGCGGTGGTCAGTTGGTAGCACAGCTGCAGCCGCTGGATCAGGTCGTTCAGCTTCAAGCCAACAGCCGGCAGGGCGTTTTTCAAGCCAGCATCCTTCCTGGTTtggaggagagaggggaaaagatctttcttttttctttaagagTCACTCCTGGCGTGAGCTTTGGCCTTTTTTGTGGGCACAGGATTCCCCTCGCCAGGGATTCTCGACATTTAAGAATCACCTTAACTGTCAATTGGTTGAacgtttttgaatattctttccatctctgagTAAAAGTAAAAATGGACAGCgctgaaaataaagctgctcagaGAAAGGAAGATTTCTGGCCTCACTGTGACCTGCCATTAGCTGATGGGAGCCTAGAAACAAGGGCTTGTAAAGTGTGTCAACCCATGGCAAACAACCAGGTCCCACAGGTCTGGGCAGCCTCCAACCCCTGCAGAAAGAACACTGAACCCAGCACAGTGTTTGGATTGCCACTTACCAGTTGCGATGGGGGTATCCATACATGGCGGGGAGACTGGGCAGGGCCTGGTAGGTCGTCCGTCCCCGGGCATAAGTCTGCAGGAAGAGCTGCTTGTAGGGGGCGAAGGTGACTACTCCCACCTGGTCATGAAGGAGctgaagaagggaaagggagatgAGGAAGCGGCATAAGAATATTTGGGATCCATATCAAGCAGACTGCAGCCTTTCTCCCACAAGCCCCTTACCCTCATGGCTGTCTCAAAAGATCCGGCCAGGATATGGTCGACGGGCAACTGGGAATTGTTACACCAGACCTAAGAAGTCAGGGAAAGTTCCACGATTAGGACCCCAGCATTCAAGAGGAAGGTTGAAACAGTATTTATTAAATTCTGAATCATAAAGACAAAGAGACAACATCCgatcaaaacaaagaaaaaaagaacataaaaggaagaaaaaagaaaaacatcccaTATATAGTATAATGCCTGTGTAGGGCTCAAACTACAACTCATAGGCTAACTAAAACACAGAAGGAATAAAAAGGCAACTAGAAGTGAAAAAGACCAATGAGTAAAAATTATATTGCTCTATCATTACAGATCTTTCAGAGGATCAAATCCTGATTCTGAGGAACCTTCCTTAGCACAAAAAAAAATAACCTCTTGTGTTTGGCAGGAGAAATGTCAAAGGATACCTTTATGGATCTTCATTTATCAATTATACTAAGGCCCACCATCTTCTCACTTTAAGCAGAGGAATAACGGATGAAGAAATCCGATTGACTTTGCTCTGTGCATGGCGACTGATCATTGCAAACCATCACATGCCTGCCTCTAATCCTCTCCCTTCCTGCCACTCCCTTTTGTGTCTGCTCTCTTGCCGTCCATTTTGGGCTGGTAGGACTGGCCCTCTTACCTGGGCAGGACTGGTGCCTTTGGTGGGTGGTACAAAAAAGCCGTCTTCTGCCTCCCCGGTGGGACCAGCAGGGACATCCTAGAAGGatgagggggaaaaggaaaagggtgagcCCATTAGACAATGTGGAGGTGGAGGAGAACAAGCAAATCCCACCAGTTGACAATGAAATCCATGGAGCTCCTTTACCAGCTCAGGCGGGAGGTCAAGGTCCTCTTCGATCTCCCATCCGCCTCCTTCCTCTGGGCCTTTGGCCAGGGCTTCATCCCCAAAGCCTTCCCCAGCATCCACAAAACCATCTGTAAAACAGAGAGGATTAGGGCAATGGGTGAGAAATAGAGAGTGACAACATGCATGTTGTTTCCTTTAAACTGTTTTCATCCTATGGATTATTTAAATACTTTCTCAAAATTGACCTTGATATGATTTCACTTCTGTCTTTCAACAGGTTGTCTCCCTGATCCAAAATGTTgaagaccagaagtattttggatttcagatcttGGAATCTCTGCATATACATAccactcaagtctaaacatgaaatgtatgtatgtttcacatatacacatagcctaaaggtaacttatgtatcatattttaaataattttgcgcACAAAAccaggtttgtgtacactgaaccatcggaaagcaaaggtgtcactctctcagccacacatgtggacaattttatGTATGGTCAGGCATGAACTGTTACACCTGATGCATACAGAGATGCTGTAACACGTTTGCTTTTTCACTCCGCATGGTCCTTCCACCTTGATGTAGTAAAAGCAGGCTGGGATTTTGGAAGGCACTGGCTTGGACCTAGAGAGAAGCCCCAGATCCAGCTGCTGAGCCCTCTCACCTTCATCCAGCTGCAGGTCGGCATCTTCCCCCCAGCCTTCGGTGCCCACGGTGTCAATGTCGATGTCAGCTGCCAAGGCGCCTCCTTTGCCTGCGGGGAAGAAAGCTCAACGGTCAGACCTGTCATGGGAGACCAGACAGAGCCAGTGGCAGGGGTGAGTATATCATGGCAATCCCAAAGAAGGTTTTTTTGCCACAAAATACCTTTTAAGGGTTGTGGAGGGCACTTTTACCATGGTTGCCCCCTCCAGACCAATTAGGTCTAGGAAAGGCCTCttttccaaacagaaagtgaCCTCTGGTTAAAAATGGTtactcctgggcataaaatggtcCAAGAAGATCTAAAAACACGGTGAAAATAGGCCCTAGAGGGTGTTTGGGGGCATTTGGGAGCAACTGACAAACGGCAGCCCAGAATCACAGAAGCCAAGGGCCACttggtccaaccccattctgccaggtAGGAATCCACAAcaaaagccctggtggcgcagtggttcaatgcctgtcctgcagccattcactcaaagccacaaggttgcgagttcaagaccagcaaagggcccaagctcgactcaggcttgcatccttccgaggagggagctaaaatgagtacccagattgttgggggcaaattagcttcctTGCTGATTAGCTtccttgctgttcactgctatgatctttggaatagcagtatataaataaaacaaattattattattattattaaaaggacacctgggagatggccatccagcaccTGCTTAAAACTCACCAAAGATGGAgtctaccaccctctgaggcattTTGCTCTTGAAGAGCTCTTGGAGTCAAGGAATTCTTCTCACTTTGGGTGACATCTGCCAGGGGCTTTTGAGGCCCGAGAGAATTTAGGGCAATAACCGCCCCTGGGAATCTCCATACCTTTGCTGGCGATTGTGCCTTCAAAGAAGCCTTTGGAGACCGTCAGCAGGGGCCAGTTGGTGTCCAGAGGCATGATGGGAGGCGGCGGCTGGAGCAACTGGGCGTTGGGGTCAATATCTGGAatctgaaggaagaggaggaggaaaacaaaaatgttcAGAAGGCCCtgcaggccctgagatctgaggGCCAAATGCCTGCTAGCAAAGCTCCTTAACTTCTAGCCCCCTTTTTCACTTAAGACACTTCTGACCCCTCTCCACCAGCCGCTGGACAAGAAGATGACCCCAACCAGAATGGACACACTGTTGTACTTACTGTTTCCTTTTCTGGGTCAAAGGTCTCTTTCAAGCTCTGGGCTTCCTCCTCCAAGCCATGAGTAGCAGCTGTGAGGTAGGCCAGGGACTCTGATGAAGCaagcaaaggaagaggaaggccaAGATGAGACAAACTTCACTGCAGAGATCTCACTAAGTTAATTTCAGCAAGCCTAGATTGCTGCCACTTCCATTGCATCTGAGGAGTGTCTGCCCTAAATGGATGGGAAGCAGGGCAGGGTAGGCTCCCGTTCTCAGAAGCTGGACTGCTTTTGCTAGGGATCCCCAGATCCAATGTTTACTCACTCTGCCCGCAGTTCTTCAGGatcctcactctctcagccacatcTCCCAGGTACAAGGCGTTCTGGTAGTGGCCACTCATGTCCTTACGGATCTCAgctggagagagggaagggaaaggaagaagggtcACTCCACCAGAAAACCACATTCTCTCTTTCCACGAGAGCCACCATCCCTCTCCCTACGAAACCAAAGCCAACTGTCTTTCCTTTTTTCAGGATGGGCTTTTAAGGATACAATGCGCTGGGCCATTTATGCTTCAGATAGATTTTTAGAAATGACTTTTAATGTTCTTTACTTCATCAATTGTTCCAGTGTCTTTTACAGAGTTTTTAGATTTATACTTTTACTGAAATTTTGTGTATACTTTTTAAACTTGCCATGTTCATAACTATATTGTAAACTACCTTGATTCCTGGTACTGGGAGACAGAcaggatataaaattaataataataataataataataataataataatccgccTTGCCCCCCTTTATCTGGGCAAGATACATTTCCAAACtgtctgctggaagctgaccatagaatcactctGGAAGACCTCCCGATGCCTACAGAGACTGTTCTTAAGTAACCATGATTAAGTGAAAACACGGTTACTGATCCTGCGGATATATGGGGTGACCAGttacaatgacaacaataatGATGTCTCAGACTGACCAATCTTCATCATCTTCCGCAGCTTCTCCAGGTTGCCTGTGATCAGGTAGAGGAAGGAGAGCTTGTCAAAGTTTTTGGTGCGCTGGTAGCACATCTCCACGATCTGGTGGTTCCCCTGGAGCAAGGCCACCTCTCCCAGTTTCTCCCAGCAGTTCTTGTCATCCAAGGCCTTGGCTGCCTCCAGGGCAATCTAACACAACACAAAAAAGATTACACTGTGGTTCTGTGGTTTCCCAGTTGTATATACATTTCCCTCTACTTCCAAAGCTTAGTTATTGGGAACAAGAACTCTCAAGCTAAAATACTCCTGGCTTTTGTTTGGCCTTTCTCCCTTTGCCTTTGCTAACCACTTGAACACAGTTCCTCACCATTTCTCTGGAACTGAATTCAGCTGTTGGGGAAGATTCCCTCACCTCCCTTTTCCTTTGGATATCAGGTCCATGTCTTACCTCAATGTTGCCACACTCAAGAGCCAGACTGAACCGGGTCTTCTCATCCTTCACGAAGTGTAGGGCAACTTCAGGGTAGCCCTTCTTCTGGAGGTAGGCGATAATGGACTGGCCAACCAGCTTGGCGTTACGCACCATGTGGAGCACCTAAAGGGAACAGAAAAGGGCGCTACTGTTCTAGTAACAACTCTCTCTCCAGGACACCTTGCTCAAACCCAGGCTGGGCATGGCTAGCAGGAAGCCCACAAAACATGCTGTTCCTCCTGTCCCACCTCATCATATTTCCGGTTGATTAGAGCCAGCTTGAACTTGAACTCGGTTGGATCGATGGTCAGCACCCGGGGGCGGCACTCACGGTCCAGGCAGTAGACATTGTTCCCCTTCACCCGTGTCACGTAGATGGGCAAGTCCAGAGTGCGGATGATGCCATGATCGCTATGAGGTGGAATAAAGAAAGAGTGAACCTGGTGTTCAgagacagtctcccatccaagcatgAATCAgcgctgaccctgcttagcttccaagagaagataggaatctggtgccttttagaTCTTTAGGCCTCTTGTGTGCCTAAGTGCCTGTCCGTGGCTTACCCAGTGGTCACAGCATATTTGATGTGGTTGCTGGTGGTGTAGATGAAAACCCCGCTCTCATCCCAAGCGCCACTCTTGACCCGGATGTTCTCATGGATGTTGCAGAGCGACTCCAGCTTCCTATTGCAAATCATGATGgctggagaagaaaaagacacAATTCAAAAGAGAGCAGACTTTTCAGGAGCCACCAGGGGAACAGAGCTGGAATCCATGCACTGGACAGGTTGGGATAATGGTAGGAGCAGAGATACTTACCACTGACAATGCTggttgggggatgctgggagttgcaattcccCAATGACTGGAGGGCTGTGCTTTGTCTACCATCCCCTGAGCTAACCAGACACTTAGTATGCAGGTCAGCTACTAAATCATGTCTGAGACATCTCGTCTTACCGTGCTTTGCCAGGAGAGCCACATGGGACATGTCAGATGACCAGATGACGTATTTCACCTTTGAGATTTTGACGGAGGCCAGAGTCCTGTATGGAACAACCACCAGTTCAAGAGGGCTGTTACTGAAGAGGCAGGTAGCCCTTGCTTCCTTCCCCATCCTTGCCCTATTTCACTTGCTACAGCAGGGATGTGCAGAGTCCTGAGATCTGAATGGGGTGTCACAGAAGAGAAAGAACACAGCCACATGAGGGCCTCACCGTTTCTGCTGCACATCAAAGAGGGTGATGGAGTCAGCATCCCTTAGCAGCAGGTTCCCGGTGCCGGCATAGAAGATCTCATCACAGTTGGGAACTTGAACCTTCTTGGTGATCTCGTTTTTCAGGTTCTTGATCAGAATCTGCCAACAGAAAAAACCCGGGGAAGTCATAACATTGGGggatgagggaggaaggagggggaaagactgCCATTTTCTGGGCCTTACCGAGTGCATCCGGTCCAAAACAGCAAAGCGGTTCCGAGCAACCCAGACCGCTGTCAGTCCGGATGAGCGCTTCCCTTCAGGAGCTGCAGGAAGACCAGGGAGAGGCTGTCAAATCAAGGTCCCCCAGCTCATCCCTAATCCCCATCAATCAGTGGTTCACCCTGCCAACACTTCCTTGCTAATTCAGATTTAACCTCAGGCTATGCTTGCATTCCAGGTCCTTTGGATTCTCTACACGGGCACCCAACATACAAGCCAAGCGCCACCACCGGCTGGCACAGGAGGGGAGCCGGCATCCTGGACTGACAGGCCACTATGTCATGCTAATGAGCAATGCCTCTGCCGCCAAACTAAGCGAgcgcttggggggggggtcttgtatCCAACTGTCCCCCCTCCTGCCTACCACATGTGCCTCAACAGCTGTTGCCTGGCATTGAAAAACAGAGCCACTGGTGGCAGAGAGGCGGCACCCCACTGGGAAAGAGTGGCCCCAAGGGAACCGATGCAGCAGCTCTGGACATGTAAGAGGGGCTCCCTAAAAGACAGATAACAGCCCCCAGAAAATGAAAGCAGCTGATGTCAGCATGGTTGATcaatgaggagcagcttagggagctgcatATGTTTGGCTTGAGGAAGAGAAGGCCAtatttcaatatctgaagggatgtcatatcaagcaagcttgtttactgctgctccagggactagacccagagcaatggatgctcAATAGTCCAGCtcaagaacttcctgagagtaaaagctgttcaagagtggaagatgctgccttggagggcgATGGAGTCTggaaggttttaaacagaggctggatggccatctgtagggagtactttaaaaatatatgcgcaatacagtcggcccttcttatacactgattttttatacacggattcaagcatacacggtttgaaaatgttaaaaaaaagtatcaatttcaactatcaaaccttgattttccattttttataagggacatcattttgctctgtcattatatttaatgggacttgagcatacacggattttgttatacacgggagatcttggaaccaaaccccagcgtataacaaggatccactgtagtttcTCAGGGACTTCTCCAAAGTCATCTAACTGACACAGGATATTTTGGAGGAGCTCCCACTTCCTTGTTAAAAGGCAGCAAACAGTAAACTAAAGGCAGCAAACTATAGAAAGCAGATAAAGAATATACATATAGCACACCATGACTTCTATTGGCAAGCTaggccttcctccttccttccttgtctctctctctctctccaagaaAAGAGACTTTCTCCAACATTCTTCTTAAATGGAAAGCGAGGGAAGAAATTCTTCACAAGCCCCGCTCCCTCTTCCGTTATTGCAGGATAAGAAGAAGATGGGAAAACATCCCCAAAACTTATGTGGGAATGACCCCAATGAAAACAAGGCCAAAATGGAACCAGTGGAATTTCCACACCCTGCAAGAGGAAGATGCTTCCCCTGCCTTTATGGCTAACGGCTTCTGGCAGCATGAGGGAAAGCCATCAATCTGCtaatgggagagaaagagaggacctTTTACTGCCATGACGTTAGAGGCAGAGGGGGAGCCAGGTGGAACTGGAACTCCCCAGTGGAACGTAAGGAAGGATGGACAGCCTTCCAGCAGCTCAGTTTTGATTTGCAGGACGCTCAAGTTTTGATGGAGAATTTGCCAGGAGGGAAAGAGAATCAATGCTGGACACTTTTACAGCCGCTTCAAAAGCAGCCAGGCGCACTCAGGATAAAGAGCAGATTGGCGGAGTAAATCCATCACAAGAGGGGAGCCGGGGAAGGGACCCTGCTGTGGGAAGAGGCAGGATGGAGAGTTTCTAATAActgatttataaaatatatattcggAACCATAAAAACAGAGGGACAAAACCCATGAATTTTTCAAGTCAGAAGGGCCTTGCCAGGAGCCTGCCGGCTCTGCGGGATCGGTGGAGAAGGGGGCTGCTTGTGGAGGAATGAAGCAAATGACAGATGTGCCACCCTGCCCAGCTTACCATCAGGATTCTGGGAATCGGCATCCTTTGGAATGGTGTACAGGTCATAGGTGCTATTCTCCAGGTTACTGGCTctctgaggagaaggagggagagagaaagagagaaaagttaGTCTTTACAATGCTAAGAGATGGCCCAAATGTGGAAAAGACATGGAGTTCTCAACAAAGCCTTTCTTCTGATGATGCAGAATGTGAGCATCAACTTACCGTACAAAGGAGGACAGCATTCTCTGCAGGGTTATAGGACATGTTGAACACAGGGAACTTGGAGCCactgagaaggagaagaagggagtcaTGAATTTGCGTTGCATGAGCAGCAACCAGATAGGGAAAGTGTGGAACTACCTGCCACAAGAGATTAGGGCTGGCTCTGGCCCCTCCCTTCTAGCAGGTAAAGATCTTTTTATTAAAAGAAGCACTTGGCCATTAACTAGTGGAAATTACATCTTTTCCTCAGTCAGCACAGATTTGGTTACTTCtggatttaaatatataaataagaaatGGCCTGGGGGACTTCCAAAGCTCAGTTTGGAAGCCTGAACTGACCCACTAAAAGGTCTCCAGGCACCTCAGACACCTGACCCTTACCTTCTCAGCTGCATCACCGCGACATCTTTGGAGCTGTTGAAGTCCAACTGACGGAGAAAGCGGTCCTTCACATAGTAGAGCATGTTGCCATGAACGGCGTAGGCGGGTCTCTCGCGTTCCAGCTTGAAGACAATCATGCCTCCATCATGGCCTGGAAACCAACAAGGGGAGAAATTGCATTTCAAGCCCATCACAGTAAAAAAGATTTAAACAGATCTACACCAGAAAATGTTACAGCACTGGTATGCAGGAACTCTTCATCCCCTTGTTGACTCTGTGAAACaaggaaatgcaaaaaaagaagcaTTCCCTAAAACTGGGGAAGAGGGGGAAACATCAACAGAACTTCAGCAATACGGACTTGTGTATTAGTTCA
It encodes the following:
- the COPA gene encoding coatomer subunit alpha, which codes for MLTKFETKSARVKGLSFHPKRPWILTSLHNGVIQLWDYRMCTLIDKFDEHDGPVRGIDFHKQQPLFVSGGDDYKIKVWNYKLRRCLFTLLGHLDYIRTTFFHHEYPWILSASDDQTIRVWNWQSRTCVCVLTGHNHYVMCAQFHPSEDLVVSASLDQTVRVWDISGLRKKNLSPGAVESDVRGITGVDLFGTTDAVVKHVLEGHDRGVNWAAFHPTMPLIVSGADDRQVKIWRMNESKAWEVDTCRGHYNNVSCAVFHPRQELILSNSEDKSIRVWDMSKRTGVQTFRRDHDRFWVLAAHPNLNLFAAGHDGGMIVFKLERERPAYAVHGNMLYYVKDRFLRQLDFNSSKDVAVMQLRSGSKFPVFNMSYNPAENAVLLCTRASNLENSTYDLYTIPKDADSQNPDAPEGKRSSGLTAVWVARNRFAVLDRMHSILIKNLKNEITKKVQVPNCDEIFYAGTGNLLLRDADSITLFDVQQKRTLASVKISKVKYVIWSSDMSHVALLAKHAIMICNRKLESLCNIHENIRVKSGAWDESGVFIYTTSNHIKYAVTTGDHGIIRTLDLPIYVTRVKGNNVYCLDRECRPRVLTIDPTEFKFKLALINRKYDEVLHMVRNAKLVGQSIIAYLQKKGYPEVALHFVKDEKTRFSLALECGNIEIALEAAKALDDKNCWEKLGEVALLQGNHQIVEMCYQRTKNFDKLSFLYLITGNLEKLRKMMKIAEIRKDMSGHYQNALYLGDVAERVRILKNCGQKSLAYLTAATHGLEEEAQSLKETFDPEKETIPDIDPNAQLLQPPPPIMPLDTNWPLLTVSKGFFEGTIASKGKGGALAADIDIDTVGTEGWGEDADLQLDEDGFVDAGEGFGDEALAKGPEEGGGWEIEEDLDLPPELDVPAGPTGEAEDGFFVPPTKGTSPAQVWCNNSQLPVDHILAGSFETAMRLLHDQVGVVTFAPYKQLFLQTYARGRTTYQALPSLPAMYGYPHRNWKDAGLKNALPAVGLKLNDLIQRLQLCYQLTTAGKFEEAVEKFRSILLSVPLLVVDNKQEIAEAQQLIAICREYIVGLSMEIERKRLPKDTLEEQKRICEMAAYFTHSNLQPVHMILVLRTALNLFFKLKNFKTAATFARRLLELGPKPEVAQQTRKILTACEKNPTDAYQLNYDMHNPFDICAASYRPIYRGKPVEKCPLSGACYCPEFRGQICRVTTVTEIGKDVIGLRISPLQFR